One region of Streptomyces capillispiralis genomic DNA includes:
- a CDS encoding carboxyl transferase domain-containing protein has protein sequence MADRLSARETVALVTDDFTELPHPERDSPEDGPLGWPGYGAARARAAERTGERESVICGTAHIEGTRAVLVAFEFGFLGGSLGERTGDRLEAAYAHARAQRLPVVPLVATGGSRMQEGMLALTQLQRVARQSALTRQAGLAQIAVLRDPTTGGGWATLGAGADVVLALPGAQVGFAGSRVRPADADPAAYTAEAQVAAGAADALVRPGELRQTLGRWLRLLTRPSAAPAPPPLPPVASGLPATGWDAVRRARSPERPRATAYLDPYFTHRVTLAGDRCGGTDPDGMLCGFGEHEGRTVAYAAQTGAATRPAGYRTAARLVRLADRLGIPVLTLVDTPGAANDAEAERQGAGAAIAGLFDAVAAARTPVTTLVVGEGGSGGALALAAPGNTWATPDSYFSVIAPELAAAILKRPPQEVEATAEQLRIRPQDLVELGVIRGVVGSAGPGEGHPAD, from the coding sequence ATGGCTGACCGCCTCTCCGCCCGCGAGACCGTCGCCCTGGTCACCGACGACTTCACCGAACTCCCCCACCCGGAGCGCGACTCGCCCGAGGACGGCCCGCTGGGCTGGCCCGGTTACGGCGCCGCCCGCGCCCGCGCCGCCGAACGCACCGGCGAGCGGGAGTCGGTGATCTGCGGCACCGCGCACATCGAGGGCACCCGGGCCGTGCTCGTCGCGTTCGAGTTCGGCTTCCTCGGCGGCTCCCTCGGCGAACGCACCGGCGACCGCCTGGAGGCGGCGTACGCCCATGCCCGCGCGCAGCGGCTGCCGGTCGTCCCCCTGGTCGCCACCGGCGGCAGCCGCATGCAGGAGGGCATGCTCGCCCTCACCCAGCTCCAGCGGGTGGCCCGGCAGTCGGCGCTCACCCGGCAGGCCGGCCTGGCGCAGATCGCGGTGCTGCGCGATCCGACGACCGGCGGCGGCTGGGCCACCCTGGGCGCGGGCGCCGACGTGGTGCTGGCGCTGCCCGGCGCCCAGGTCGGCTTCGCCGGTTCACGGGTCCGGCCGGCGGACGCCGACCCGGCGGCGTACACGGCCGAGGCCCAGGTGGCGGCGGGTGCGGCGGACGCGCTGGTACGGCCCGGGGAACTGCGGCAGACCCTGGGCCGCTGGCTGCGGCTCCTGACCCGCCCCTCCGCCGCACCGGCCCCGCCGCCCCTGCCGCCGGTCGCGTCGGGCCTCCCGGCCACCGGCTGGGACGCCGTCCGACGCGCCCGCTCCCCCGAACGCCCGCGCGCCACCGCCTACTTGGACCCCTACTTCACCCACCGCGTCACCCTCGCCGGCGATCGCTGCGGCGGCACCGACCCGGACGGCATGCTCTGCGGCTTCGGCGAGCACGAGGGCCGTACCGTCGCCTACGCGGCACAGACCGGTGCGGCCACCCGTCCCGCCGGGTACCGCACCGCCGCCCGGCTGGTCCGGCTCGCGGACCGGCTCGGCATCCCGGTGCTGACCCTGGTGGACACCCCGGGCGCGGCCAACGACGCGGAGGCGGAACGGCAGGGCGCGGGCGCCGCCATCGCCGGTCTGTTCGACGCCGTGGCCGCCGCCCGCACCCCGGTCACCACGCTGGTCGTCGGCGAGGGCGGCTCGGGCGGCGCGCTGGCCCTGGCGGCCCCCGGCAACACCTGGGCCACCCCGGACAGCTACTTCTCGGTGATCGCCCCGGAACTCGCGGCGGCCATCCTCAAGCGGCCCCCGCAGGAGGTGGAGGCGACCGCGGAGCAACTCCGCATCCGTCCGCAGGACCTCGTGGAGCTGGGAGTGATCCGGGGTGTCGTCGGATCGGCGGGCCCGGGGGAGGGACACCCGGCCGATTAA
- a CDS encoding CU044_2847 family protein, translating to MDGLMQFTTEDGAAVVVEGVEDESGARLVSRGSGPAQAARTFESSLEGVRAAAESALRVFRDGALRPDAVELEFGVKLTAEAGAVIAKGTAEGHLVVKLSWSPEPSRTTAEAADRS from the coding sequence ATGGACGGGTTGATGCAGTTCACGACCGAGGACGGCGCCGCGGTCGTCGTGGAGGGCGTCGAGGACGAGTCCGGCGCCCGGCTCGTCTCGCGCGGCAGCGGGCCGGCCCAGGCGGCGCGCACCTTCGAGAGCTCCCTGGAGGGCGTGCGGGCGGCGGCCGAGTCCGCGCTGCGGGTGTTCCGCGACGGCGCGCTCAGACCCGACGCGGTGGAGCTGGAGTTCGGGGTGAAGCTGACCGCGGAGGCCGGGGCGGTCATCGCCAAGGGAACGGCGGAGGGACATCTGGTCGTCAAACTCAGCTGGTCACCGGAGCCGAGCCGGACGACCGCGGAGGCCGCCGACCGGTCATGA
- a CDS encoding SLC13 family permease, with protein MSPELVSILVLAVVFVIATTRSVNMGALAFAAAFGVGTLVADLDADGVFAGFPGDLFVVLVGVTYLFAIARANGTTDWLVQAAVRLVRGRVALIPWVMFALTGALTAIGAVSPAAVAIVAPIALSFAAQYRISPLLMGAMVVHGAQAGGFSPISIYGSIVNGIVEREKLPGSEITLFLASLLVNLVIAAVVFVVCGGLRLWSQGAVSGAGTDAGSPGVAGPGDGGPGDAGRGDAGPGGGGDGTRTATAPAAVATRPDAPAAVRLTPPVLATLVSLVALVVAVLGFDLDAGFTAITLAVVLSTAWPDDSRKAVGQIAWPTVLLICGVLTYVGVLDEMGTITWAGEGVGGIGVPLLAAVLLCYIGAIVSAFASSVGIMGALIPLAVPFLAQGEIGAVGMVAALAVSATVVDVSPFSTNGALVLAAAPDVDRERFFRQLMAYGGIVVAAVPAVVWLTMVVPGWG; from the coding sequence ATGTCCCCCGAACTCGTCTCGATCCTCGTCCTGGCGGTGGTGTTCGTCATCGCCACCACCCGCTCCGTCAACATGGGCGCGCTGGCCTTCGCCGCCGCTTTCGGGGTCGGCACCCTCGTCGCCGACCTCGACGCGGACGGCGTGTTCGCCGGCTTCCCCGGCGATCTGTTCGTCGTCCTGGTCGGCGTCACCTACCTCTTCGCCATCGCCCGCGCCAACGGCACCACCGACTGGCTGGTGCAGGCCGCGGTCCGGCTGGTGCGCGGGCGGGTGGCGCTGATCCCCTGGGTGATGTTCGCGCTCACCGGCGCGCTCACGGCGATCGGCGCGGTCAGCCCGGCCGCGGTCGCGATCGTCGCGCCGATCGCGCTGAGCTTCGCCGCCCAGTACCGGATCAGCCCGCTGCTGATGGGCGCGATGGTGGTGCACGGCGCCCAGGCCGGCGGTTTCTCGCCGATCAGCATCTACGGCTCGATCGTCAACGGCATCGTCGAGCGCGAGAAGCTGCCCGGCAGCGAGATCACCCTGTTCCTGGCCTCGCTGCTGGTGAACCTCGTCATCGCGGCGGTGGTGTTCGTCGTCTGCGGCGGGCTGAGGCTGTGGAGCCAGGGGGCCGTGAGCGGGGCCGGGACGGACGCCGGGAGTCCGGGAGTCGCGGGCCCGGGAGACGGGGGCCCGGGAGACGCGGGCCGGGGAGACGCGGGCCCGGGTGGCGGGGGTGACGGTACCCGTACCGCCACCGCGCCCGCCGCCGTGGCCACCCGTCCCGACGCGCCCGCCGCCGTCCGGCTCACCCCGCCCGTCCTCGCCACCCTGGTCTCCCTGGTCGCCCTGGTCGTCGCCGTCCTCGGCTTCGACCTGGACGCCGGGTTCACCGCGATCACCCTCGCCGTCGTGCTGAGCACCGCCTGGCCGGACGACAGCCGCAAGGCGGTCGGCCAGATCGCCTGGCCCACGGTCCTGCTGATCTGCGGCGTGCTGACCTACGTCGGTGTCCTGGACGAGATGGGCACCATCACCTGGGCCGGCGAGGGCGTCGGCGGCATCGGCGTCCCGCTGCTCGCCGCGGTGCTGCTCTGCTACATCGGCGCGATCGTGTCGGCGTTCGCCTCCTCCGTCGGCATCATGGGCGCGCTGATCCCGCTGGCCGTGCCGTTCCTCGCGCAGGGCGAGATCGGGGCCGTCGGCATGGTGGCCGCGCTCGCGGTGTCGGCGACGGTCGTGGACGTGAGCCCGTTCTCCACCAACGGCGCGCTGGTCCTGGCCGCCGCGCCGGACGTCGACCGCGAGCGGTTCTTCCGGCAGCTGATGGCGTACGGCGGGATCGTGGTCGCGGCGGTCCCGGCGGTGGTGTGGCTCACGATGGTGGTGCCCGGCTGGGGGTAG
- a CDS encoding SAV_2336 N-terminal domain-related protein, translating into MPSDRRPGPPGAPDPLARLATLLAEASGGVPPTPLELAELLWLAGTMDTDAAGAPPAGPPRTPAPRPVAPDQRPESAPSPGAPREQRDAPRSPLHLPSPASPAPPTGARTEPHATLLAPTPPMLRHPLALQRSLRPLKRRVDSPVGLELDERATADRLARLGAAPDGWLPVMRPARERWLRLFLVCDAGPTMPVWRPLIRELRTTLAQSGVFRTVTVLRAAPDGTVRGHGAHAPGDGRSAALVISDCMGPQWREGPAGALWYATLHRWARRMPLAVVQPLPEHLWRDTALPTVAGLLSAPYPAAPTAALAFTPYDTPCDTPYAPRRAVPLPVLEPDPRWLANWASLIAAPGGGQVPAAVAELDGPLPADRDDRTDVGVLSPEELVLRFRATASPEAFRLAGHLALGRPDLPVMRLVQAAIEPDPRPRHLAEVILSGMLTTVPGPPGSYAFRPGVRDLLLRGLPRTARDRTAELLERVGGLIDERAGRAPGDFLASTPSRSGTLTGPAAGEAFATVRPRVARRLSGPVESSPAASAGRGGSAEPRDHATITFRAEGLAGHPEARITLEYAVHEILSRGALTPQQYEVRVLPDGYVVRTGPDAYLLPVLVALLRGLPEALAGLTDPPRLRVFLRDAPAARADLPEPPRHAGTDLVVVVPPALWEEFAASSAAREPLRFQPLYPPGAPSAPPVAWFCPLGGPAGSQDTDAPARDLVRGPFLIRDLHELGAPAPGRTAVVHTGHDGSLTLLNPIQPYGTRAPRPATYYVVDLTARQARRTVTLPGARGGSFAAAVDLSWHVADPVAFVRAEVTDVSERLLAHLLDRAARVTRRHPVRRVAGAQREIDSGLGTWPVPGLAVSCSVRLAREGTPLPEPPGRGPAGPPPADTPADVLARSATVLIGFDGPLARLFSARTAREAALDLLSVVAEHRAPRDALEGRPPGSGDVSREALVHPLEVLRAFAHDPLGAVLRERLDALELRAAPDAPATHRSVALVRALHTSGRRVVVVSDVGEQALRRCLSPFRVPLAGIHGRADDLTLLMPHPDCLRRALGASGAAAAPGGAAPGAVLIGSSVAEFTAARLSGLRFIGYAYTAAVRRSLREAGCELTVDSLDPLLDAARALPRPGGPVTRAPRSAAPHPAPQDRRPHPPAAHDA; encoded by the coding sequence ATGCCTTCTGACCGGCGTCCCGGCCCCCCGGGCGCCCCCGACCCGCTGGCCCGCCTGGCCACCCTCCTGGCCGAGGCGTCCGGCGGTGTCCCTCCCACCCCGCTGGAACTGGCCGAACTGCTCTGGCTGGCCGGGACCATGGACACCGACGCGGCCGGCGCCCCGCCCGCTGGACCGCCCCGCACGCCGGCCCCGCGCCCCGTCGCCCCCGACCAGCGGCCGGAGTCCGCCCCCTCGCCCGGGGCCCCGCGCGAGCAGCGCGACGCCCCCCGCAGCCCGCTCCACCTGCCGTCCCCGGCCTCCCCCGCCCCACCTACCGGCGCGCGGACCGAACCGCACGCCACCCTGCTGGCGCCGACACCCCCGATGCTGCGCCACCCGCTGGCACTGCAACGCTCCCTGCGCCCGCTCAAACGCCGGGTGGACTCCCCCGTCGGTCTCGAACTGGACGAACGGGCGACCGCCGACCGGCTCGCCCGCCTGGGCGCCGCCCCCGACGGGTGGCTGCCGGTGATGCGGCCCGCCCGGGAACGCTGGCTGCGCCTGTTCCTCGTGTGCGACGCCGGCCCCACCATGCCCGTCTGGCGGCCGCTGATCCGCGAACTGCGCACGACGCTCGCCCAGTCGGGGGTCTTCCGCACGGTGACCGTGCTGCGCGCCGCCCCCGACGGCACGGTACGCGGTCACGGCGCGCACGCCCCGGGGGACGGCCGCAGCGCCGCCCTCGTCATCAGCGACTGCATGGGCCCGCAGTGGCGGGAGGGCCCGGCCGGTGCCCTGTGGTACGCCACCCTGCACCGCTGGGCCCGCCGGATGCCCCTGGCCGTGGTCCAGCCCCTCCCGGAACACCTGTGGCGCGACACGGCCCTGCCCACCGTCGCGGGCCTGCTGTCGGCCCCGTACCCGGCCGCCCCCACCGCGGCACTCGCCTTCACCCCGTACGACACCCCCTGCGACACCCCGTACGCGCCGCGCCGTGCCGTCCCGCTGCCCGTGCTGGAGCCGGACCCGCGGTGGCTGGCGAACTGGGCGTCCCTTATCGCCGCGCCGGGCGGCGGCCAGGTCCCGGCCGCGGTCGCGGAGCTGGACGGGCCGCTCCCGGCGGACCGCGACGACCGTACGGACGTGGGTGTGCTCTCGCCCGAGGAGCTCGTGCTGCGGTTCCGGGCGACCGCCTCCCCGGAGGCGTTCCGGCTGGCCGGTCATCTCGCCCTGGGCCGTCCGGACCTGCCCGTGATGCGCCTCGTGCAGGCCGCCATCGAACCCGACCCCCGGCCCCGGCACCTCGCCGAGGTGATCCTCAGCGGCATGCTCACCACCGTCCCCGGGCCGCCCGGCTCCTACGCCTTCCGCCCCGGGGTGCGGGACCTGCTGCTGCGGGGACTGCCGCGCACGGCCCGCGACCGCACCGCGGAGCTGCTGGAACGCGTGGGCGGCCTGATCGACGAGCGCGCGGGCCGCGCGCCCGGCGACTTCCTCGCGTCCACGCCGTCCCGCTCCGGAACGCTCACGGGGCCCGCCGCCGGGGAGGCGTTCGCCACGGTCCGTCCGCGGGTCGCGCGCCGGCTGTCCGGGCCCGTCGAGTCGTCCCCGGCGGCCTCCGCGGGCCGGGGCGGCTCCGCGGAGCCGCGGGACCACGCCACGATCACCTTCCGGGCCGAGGGCCTGGCCGGCCATCCGGAAGCGCGCATCACCCTCGAGTACGCCGTCCACGAGATCCTCTCCCGGGGCGCCCTCACCCCTCAGCAGTACGAGGTGCGGGTCCTGCCCGACGGGTACGTCGTCCGCACCGGACCCGACGCCTATCTGCTGCCCGTCCTGGTCGCCCTGCTGCGCGGGCTGCCCGAGGCGCTCGCCGGGCTCACGGATCCGCCGCGCCTGCGGGTGTTCCTCCGGGACGCGCCCGCGGCGCGGGCCGACCTGCCCGAGCCGCCCCGCCACGCCGGCACCGACCTCGTGGTCGTCGTCCCGCCCGCCCTGTGGGAGGAGTTCGCCGCCAGCTCCGCCGCCCGCGAGCCCCTGCGCTTCCAGCCCCTGTACCCGCCGGGCGCGCCGTCCGCCCCGCCGGTCGCCTGGTTCTGCCCGCTGGGCGGACCCGCCGGGTCGCAGGACACCGACGCCCCGGCCCGCGATCTGGTGCGGGGCCCGTTCCTCATCCGTGACCTGCACGAGCTGGGTGCCCCCGCCCCGGGCCGTACGGCCGTCGTCCACACCGGGCACGACGGCTCGCTCACCCTGCTCAACCCGATCCAGCCGTACGGCACCCGCGCACCACGTCCGGCGACGTACTACGTCGTCGACCTCACCGCGCGACAGGCCCGGCGCACGGTCACCCTGCCGGGTGCGCGGGGCGGCTCCTTCGCCGCGGCGGTCGACCTGTCCTGGCACGTGGCGGACCCGGTCGCCTTCGTCCGCGCGGAGGTCACCGACGTATCCGAGCGGCTGCTCGCCCATCTGCTGGACCGGGCGGCCCGCGTCACCCGCCGTCACCCGGTGCGCCGGGTGGCCGGGGCGCAGCGGGAGATCGACTCCGGACTGGGCACCTGGCCGGTGCCGGGTCTCGCGGTGTCCTGCTCCGTACGGCTCGCCCGGGAGGGTACGCCGCTGCCGGAGCCGCCGGGACGGGGACCGGCGGGCCCGCCGCCGGCCGACACCCCGGCCGACGTCCTGGCCCGCTCCGCCACCGTCCTCATCGGCTTCGACGGGCCGCTCGCCCGCCTGTTCTCGGCGCGCACCGCGCGCGAGGCCGCCCTGGACCTGCTGTCCGTCGTCGCCGAACACCGCGCGCCGCGGGACGCGTTGGAGGGCCGTCCGCCCGGCAGCGGTGACGTCTCCCGGGAGGCGCTGGTGCATCCGCTGGAGGTGCTGCGCGCCTTCGCGCACGATCCGCTCGGAGCGGTGCTGCGCGAACGCCTCGACGCGCTCGAACTGCGGGCGGCGCCCGACGCCCCCGCCACGCACCGCTCGGTCGCCCTGGTGCGGGCCCTGCACACGTCCGGCCGGCGTGTCGTCGTCGTCAGCGACGTCGGCGAACAGGCGCTGCGCCGCTGTCTGTCGCCCTTCCGCGTGCCCCTGGCCGGTATTCACGGCCGTGCCGACGACCTCACCCTGCTGATGCCCCACCCGGACTGCCTGCGGCGCGCCCTGGGCGCCTCCGGCGCGGCCGCCGCCCCCGGGGGCGCCGCTCCGGGGGCCGTCCTGATCGGCTCGTCCGTCGCCGAGTTCACCGCCGCCCGGCTCAGCGGTCTGCGCTTCATCGGCTACGCCTACACCGCCGCCGTCCGGCGAAGCCTGCGCGAGGCCGGCTGCGAGCTCACCGTCGACTCCCTGGACCCCCTCCTGGACGCCGCCCGCGCCCTGCCCCGCCCGGGCGGGCCCGTGACGCGCGCCCCCCGTTCGGCGGCCCCCCACCCGGCCCCCCAGGACAGGCGCCCGCACCCGCCCGCCGCGCACGATGCCTGA
- a CDS encoding AAA family ATPase, which yields MPLWPVYTGAEQPHDGIDRLPPPPPWRAFDGGPVLDPPDEAADASAVSPDRAHRAVTYQATPQTVQLVNAALYLRRPLLVTGPPGTGKSSLAYAVARELRLGPVLRWNITSRSTLHDGLYQYDPLSRLYAARQGAGRPGERSDAAGTEPGDGSGVEDHLRLGPLGTALLPYARPRALLIDEIDKSDLDLPNDLLNVLEEGQFEIPELVRAARRLPRAEVMADGTDERVPVERGRVRCRSFPFVVLTSNGEREFPPAFLRRCVTLRLRQPDDGHLAGIVRAHLGEPDAYAHRLIERFLSRVGAGDLATDQLLNAIYLAQSSGLAADSLDELAEQLMPYLGQAPQPDAF from the coding sequence ATGCCCCTGTGGCCCGTCTACACCGGCGCCGAGCAACCGCACGACGGCATCGACCGGTTGCCACCGCCCCCGCCCTGGCGCGCCTTCGACGGCGGGCCGGTGCTGGACCCGCCGGACGAGGCCGCGGACGCCTCCGCCGTCTCCCCCGACCGCGCCCACCGCGCCGTGACCTATCAGGCGACACCGCAGACGGTCCAGCTGGTCAACGCGGCCCTGTATCTGCGCCGCCCCTTGCTGGTCACCGGCCCGCCCGGCACCGGCAAGTCCTCCCTCGCCTACGCGGTCGCCCGCGAGCTGCGCCTCGGTCCGGTGCTGCGCTGGAACATCACCAGCCGCAGCACGCTGCACGACGGCCTCTACCAGTACGACCCGCTCTCCCGCCTGTACGCGGCACGGCAGGGCGCCGGCCGCCCCGGCGAGCGGTCCGACGCGGCGGGCACCGAACCGGGCGACGGATCCGGCGTCGAGGACCACCTGCGCCTCGGGCCTCTGGGCACCGCCCTCCTCCCCTACGCCCGCCCCCGCGCCCTCCTCATCGACGAGATCGACAAGAGCGACCTCGACCTGCCCAACGACCTGCTGAACGTACTGGAGGAGGGCCAGTTCGAGATCCCCGAGCTGGTGCGCGCCGCACGCCGTCTGCCGCGGGCAGAGGTGATGGCCGACGGCACCGACGAGCGGGTGCCGGTGGAACGCGGCCGGGTCCGCTGCCGGTCCTTCCCGTTCGTCGTCCTCACCAGCAACGGCGAGCGCGAGTTCCCGCCCGCCTTCCTGCGCCGCTGCGTCACGCTGCGCCTGCGGCAGCCGGACGACGGCCATCTCGCCGGGATCGTCCGCGCGCACCTGGGAGAACCCGACGCCTACGCCCACCGCCTGATCGAGCGCTTCCTGTCCCGGGTGGGCGCCGGCGACCTGGCCACCGACCAGCTCCTCAACGCCATCTACCTCGCCCAATCCTCCGGCCTCGCAGCCGACTCCCTCGACGAGCTGGCGGAGCAGCTGATGCCGTATCTGGGACAGGCCCCGCAACCCGATGCCTTCTGA
- a CDS encoding acyl-CoA synthetase gives MSSLFPALTDGPADRPALRFGERSLTYGELAAAAGAVAGGLGEARRVAVWAAPTLETAVAVTAALLAGVTVVPLNLRSGEKELGHILSDSTPDLVLTEPGRHLPAPLGGLPRLDVDPAVRTDPAALPDDGARDDSDPALIVYTSGTTGPPKGAVLPRRAIATTLDALADAWQWTGDDVLVHALPLFHVHGLVLGTLGPLRRGGSVRHLGRFTPEGVARELNDGATMLFGVPTMYHRLAEALPTAPELVKALTGARLLVSGSAALPVHDHERIAAATGRRVIERYGMTETLMNTGVRADGEARPGTVGVPLPGVELRLVEEDGSPVTAYDGETVGEIQVRGPNLFTEYLNRPDATAAAFTADGWFRTGDMAVRDPDGYVRIVGRKATDLIKSGGYKIGAGEIENALLEHPGVREAAVTGEPDADLGERIVAWVVPADPQSPPSLAELADHVARRLAPHKRPRVVHHLDALPRNDMGKIMKRALHHG, from the coding sequence GTGTCCTCTCTCTTCCCCGCCCTGACCGACGGCCCGGCCGACCGGCCCGCCCTGCGCTTCGGCGAGCGCTCCCTGACGTACGGGGAACTCGCCGCCGCGGCCGGCGCGGTGGCCGGGGGCCTGGGGGAGGCCCGCCGGGTCGCCGTGTGGGCCGCGCCGACCCTGGAGACGGCGGTCGCGGTCACCGCGGCACTGCTCGCCGGGGTGACCGTGGTGCCCCTCAACCTCAGGTCGGGTGAGAAGGAACTCGGCCACATCCTGTCCGACAGCACCCCCGACCTGGTGCTCACCGAGCCCGGCCGGCACCTCCCCGCGCCGCTGGGCGGCCTGCCCCGCCTCGACGTGGACCCGGCGGTCCGGACCGACCCGGCGGCGCTCCCCGACGACGGCGCCCGCGACGACAGCGACCCCGCGCTGATCGTCTACACCTCCGGCACCACCGGCCCGCCCAAGGGCGCCGTCCTCCCCCGCCGCGCGATCGCCACCACCCTGGACGCGCTCGCCGACGCCTGGCAGTGGACCGGCGACGACGTGCTGGTGCACGCACTCCCGCTGTTCCACGTGCACGGCCTGGTCCTCGGCACCCTCGGCCCGCTGCGCCGCGGCGGCTCGGTGCGCCACCTGGGCCGGTTCACCCCCGAGGGGGTGGCGCGCGAGCTGAACGACGGCGCGACCATGCTGTTCGGCGTGCCGACCATGTACCACCGCCTCGCGGAGGCGCTGCCCACCGCGCCGGAGCTGGTCAAGGCGCTGACCGGGGCCCGGCTGCTGGTGTCGGGCTCCGCCGCCCTGCCCGTGCACGACCACGAGCGGATCGCGGCGGCGACCGGACGCCGGGTCATCGAGCGGTACGGCATGACGGAGACACTGATGAACACCGGCGTCCGCGCCGACGGCGAGGCCCGCCCCGGCACGGTGGGCGTGCCGCTGCCGGGCGTGGAGCTGCGGCTGGTGGAGGAGGACGGCTCGCCGGTGACGGCGTACGACGGCGAGACGGTCGGCGAGATCCAGGTGCGCGGGCCGAACCTGTTCACCGAGTACCTCAACCGGCCGGACGCCACGGCCGCCGCGTTCACCGCCGACGGCTGGTTCCGCACCGGCGACATGGCGGTGCGCGACCCCGACGGCTACGTCCGCATCGTCGGCCGCAAGGCCACCGACCTGATCAAGAGCGGCGGCTACAAGATCGGCGCGGGGGAGATCGAGAACGCGCTGCTGGAGCATCCGGGGGTGCGGGAGGCCGCGGTCACCGGGGAGCCGGACGCGGACCTGGGCGAGCGGATCGTGGCGTGGGTCGTCCCTGCGGACCCCCAGTCCCCGCCCTCCCTGGCCGAGTTGGCCGACCACGTCGCCCGGCGCCTCGCCCCGCACAAGCGGCCGCGCGTCGTCCACCACCTCGACGCGCTGCCCCGCAACGACATGGGCAAGATCATGAAGCGGGCGCTGCACCATGGCTGA
- a CDS encoding trypsin-like peptidase domain-containing protein has translation MSDAAWHTRIRCGNEVGAGFLVSPRQVLTCAHVVAASETSPVSVSFPNRADLGEVTAEVTVHGGWRGGDTDPGDLAVLELEREVPLTPAVFAPPGAERGVPAPELVAYGFPRGYDEGTLALYRAVPGPLIAGEWVQLEAASGHGQPLAHGFSGAAVTLADGSVVGMVTAVAGGRDVRAGRMLPTEVMARYWSGLGELVPTPGHATDTRRRLYTLVRRAERAGLRCDPHRLYVDAVGPFGPPLPDGGFASLASAAAYVQWEVPEPEAVARFADRLRELLDEPPARPSAWSPVVVEIEHSGAGPDQVTVEVSASLDGRRHPVGARRLPRAAVRAYVQERIDEAVAHLTPGADELLAFVLPREWLNEPVAHWECGADDPTPLGCAYPLVVADRSRHRSGRLRHQLRKKWQKLDTGTGAVVHRVECGSPERPAGLRKRLWDGGAELAAFPAPPTAAPQHFEVGLNVPVPVLLWPRTGCPEPGTDHEGPCSGGTFLDELTASVAGVPPAELPHHILSSRLTADAAEEPDRHWARDVQLLWDDPRCFPATAASLHSPVA, from the coding sequence ATGAGCGACGCTGCCTGGCACACCCGGATCCGGTGCGGGAACGAGGTCGGCGCGGGCTTCCTCGTCTCCCCGCGGCAGGTGCTCACCTGCGCCCACGTCGTCGCGGCGAGCGAGACGTCCCCGGTGTCCGTGAGCTTCCCGAACCGCGCCGACCTGGGGGAGGTCACCGCCGAGGTGACCGTCCACGGAGGCTGGCGGGGCGGCGACACCGACCCCGGCGACCTGGCCGTACTGGAGCTGGAGCGGGAGGTGCCGCTCACCCCGGCGGTCTTCGCACCGCCCGGCGCCGAGCGCGGTGTCCCCGCGCCCGAGCTGGTCGCGTACGGCTTCCCCCGGGGCTACGACGAGGGCACCCTGGCGCTGTACCGGGCGGTGCCCGGTCCGCTGATCGCCGGTGAGTGGGTGCAGTTGGAGGCCGCCTCCGGGCACGGGCAGCCGCTGGCCCACGGTTTCAGCGGGGCCGCGGTGACCCTGGCCGACGGCTCGGTGGTCGGCATGGTCACGGCGGTCGCGGGCGGCCGGGACGTCAGGGCCGGGCGGATGCTGCCCACGGAGGTCATGGCCCGCTACTGGAGCGGCCTCGGCGAGCTGGTCCCCACCCCCGGCCACGCGACGGACACGCGCCGACGCCTGTACACCCTGGTGCGGCGGGCCGAGCGGGCGGGACTGCGCTGTGATCCGCACCGGCTGTACGTCGACGCCGTGGGCCCCTTCGGCCCGCCGCTGCCGGACGGCGGCTTCGCCTCGCTGGCGTCGGCGGCGGCATACGTGCAGTGGGAGGTCCCGGAGCCGGAGGCCGTGGCCCGGTTCGCCGACCGGTTGCGCGAGTTGCTCGACGAACCCCCCGCACGCCCCTCGGCCTGGTCCCCGGTGGTCGTCGAGATCGAGCACAGCGGCGCCGGCCCGGACCAGGTCACCGTCGAGGTGTCCGCGAGCCTCGACGGCCGGCGCCACCCCGTGGGCGCGCGCCGGCTGCCACGCGCCGCCGTACGCGCCTACGTGCAGGAGCGCATCGACGAGGCGGTCGCCCATCTCACGCCGGGCGCCGACGAGTTACTGGCCTTCGTGCTGCCGCGCGAGTGGCTGAACGAGCCCGTGGCGCACTGGGAGTGCGGCGCGGACGACCCCACACCGCTCGGCTGTGCCTACCCGCTCGTCGTCGCCGACCGGTCCCGGCACCGCAGCGGGCGGCTGCGCCACCAGCTCCGCAAGAAGTGGCAGAAGCTGGACACCGGCACGGGAGCGGTCGTGCACCGTGTCGAGTGCGGCTCCCCCGAGCGCCCGGCCGGCCTGCGCAAACGGCTGTGGGACGGCGGCGCCGAACTGGCCGCCTTCCCGGCACCGCCCACGGCGGCCCCCCAGCACTTCGAGGTCGGCCTGAACGTCCCGGTGCCGGTCCTGCTGTGGCCCCGCACCGGCTGCCCGGAGCCGGGGACCGACCACGAGGGTCCCTGCTCCGGCGGCACGTTCCTCGACGAGCTCACCGCGTCCGTCGCCGGTGTGCCGCCCGCCGAACTCCCCCACCACATCCTGTCGTCGCGGCTGACGGCGGACGCCGCCGAGGAACCGGACCGGCACTGGGCGAGGGACGTGCAGCTGCTGTGGGACGACCCGCGCTGCTTCCCCGCCACCGCCGCGAGCCTGCACTCGCCGGTCGCCTGA